A DNA window from Gillisia sp. Hel1_33_143 contains the following coding sequences:
- a CDS encoding phage holin family protein, whose translation MLQWILHIVIDALVLLGAAKMMTKVHLKGFKTALIVALLIGILSFFLSWILTVVLNIATLGIFYFLGLGFIIRVVVYAIIIELADQLSKDFKTIGFVTSIWLAVILALVGALVDAILF comes from the coding sequence ATGTTACAATGGATACTTCATATTGTTATTGATGCTCTAGTTCTTTTAGGCGCAGCTAAGATGATGACTAAAGTTCACCTTAAAGGTTTTAAAACCGCTCTTATCGTGGCGCTATTAATTGGTATTCTGAGCTTCTTTCTAAGCTGGATCCTTACAGTTGTTCTCAATATTGCCACTTTAGGAATTTTCTATTTCTTAGGTTTAGGGTTTATAATAAGAGTTGTAGTATATGCTATAATTATAGAGCTTGCAGATCAATTAAGCAAAGATTTTAAAACAATTGGTTTTGTTACCTCTATATGGTTAGCCGTTATTCTAGCACTGGTAGGAGCCTTAGTAGACGCTATTCTATTCTAA